The following proteins come from a genomic window of Gynuella sunshinyii YC6258:
- a CDS encoding PglL family O-oligosaccharyltransferase gives MNSAPLLLLVLSWLVPDHFLPWGAFYNDFLAFLGVVVFIALKPRVLLFTSGLSFFYIVIVSLWVIQFFNGVYFYKSDIILAFIYVTGAYFAYLAGFSGKNNEHIVFIFALLVLLGGGVSCIIGIIQWLDLSSIWVSGPTLSGRAVGNLGQPNNYATLMIWSIVTLYYLFGRGYISVFLFVFLSILFNWAVVISESRTPLLQYIWILGFLFYYRKQQKSPFSKVAFLPLLSFVFLYLSYPYINHVLLLDDETKLKLVEGNYHGRISIWISLIPAILNSGFWGYGWGGVSVAQFTNLLDSPISHVEYVTQSHNLLFDLILWCGPLIGFLVIGFFVFWIGRRVLHPKTHESWFLLSCIIVLLIHGMLEYPQEYAYFLFPAFWMLGVVDQESGVKKKRYAWPIQIPMFFVFCFISIWVAKEYLVIEEDHRLMRGQNFGLQVDKGLRLSKDLVLLDKQKDFIRFARQKAHKGMSMEELDWFKRVTYSTPIAVSIYRYSVALGLNGRMSEALMEMQKLEKLNRPEEYLYYSYFFKHSIDEGREI, from the coding sequence ATGAATAGCGCTCCTTTGTTATTACTTGTTTTGTCCTGGTTGGTTCCTGACCACTTTTTGCCTTGGGGTGCTTTTTATAATGATTTTTTGGCTTTTTTAGGGGTCGTTGTATTCATCGCATTGAAACCCAGAGTTCTTCTATTTACTTCCGGTCTCTCTTTTTTTTATATCGTAATTGTCAGCCTGTGGGTCATTCAGTTTTTTAACGGGGTCTATTTCTATAAATCCGATATAATTCTGGCCTTTATTTATGTAACTGGCGCTTATTTTGCTTATTTGGCCGGATTTTCTGGTAAGAATAATGAGCATATTGTTTTTATTTTTGCTTTGTTAGTATTATTGGGGGGAGGTGTTAGCTGTATTATTGGAATTATTCAGTGGCTCGATTTATCTTCTATCTGGGTTTCTGGGCCAACGCTTTCAGGGCGTGCAGTAGGTAATTTGGGGCAACCAAACAATTATGCAACGTTAATGATTTGGTCCATAGTTACCTTATATTATTTATTTGGCCGTGGTTATATTTCAGTTTTTCTATTTGTTTTTTTGTCGATTTTGTTTAATTGGGCGGTAGTCATTTCAGAGTCGAGAACTCCATTGCTTCAATATATTTGGATTCTTGGTTTTTTGTTTTATTACAGGAAACAGCAAAAGAGTCCATTTTCTAAAGTTGCTTTTTTACCCTTGCTGTCGTTTGTTTTTCTTTATCTCTCTTATCCATATATAAACCATGTGTTGTTGCTTGATGATGAAACCAAGTTAAAGTTGGTAGAAGGAAATTATCATGGGCGTATTAGCATATGGATAAGCCTGATTCCAGCTATCTTAAATAGCGGTTTTTGGGGCTATGGATGGGGCGGTGTGTCTGTAGCGCAATTTACGAATTTACTAGATAGTCCCATAAGTCATGTCGAGTATGTCACGCAGAGTCATAATTTGCTGTTCGATCTAATTCTATGGTGTGGGCCTTTAATTGGTTTTCTTGTGATTGGCTTTTTTGTATTTTGGATTGGTAGGAGGGTTTTGCATCCAAAGACCCATGAATCCTGGTTTTTATTATCCTGCATAATCGTACTGTTAATACATGGTATGTTGGAATATCCTCAAGAATATGCTTATTTTTTGTTTCCAGCTTTTTGGATGTTAGGGGTGGTTGATCAGGAGTCCGGGGTAAAAAAGAAACGTTATGCCTGGCCAATACAGATACCGATGTTTTTTGTTTTTTGTTTTATAAGTATTTGGGTGGCAAAAGAGTATTTGGTAATTGAAGAAGATCATCGATTGATGAGAGGACAGAATTTTGGCCTTCAGGTAGATAAGGGTTTGAGATTATCTAAAGATTTAGTTCTGTTGGATAAACAAAAGGACTTTATTCGTTTCGCCCGCCAAAAAGCGCATAAAGGGATGTCTATGGAGGAGCTGGATTGGTTTAAACGGGTTACCTATAGCACCCCTATTGCTGTTTCTATATATCGCTATAGTGTTGCATTGGGACTTAATGGCCGTATGTCTGAGGCTCTTATGGAAATGCAAAAATTGGAAAAACTCAATAGGCCTGAAGAATATTTGTATTACTCTTATTTTTTTAAGCATTCAATAGATGAAGGTCGAGAAATATAA